From the Euphorbia lathyris chromosome 6, ddEupLath1.1, whole genome shotgun sequence genome, one window contains:
- the LOC136233429 gene encoding pentatricopeptide repeat-containing protein At5g04780, mitochondrial-like: MIKWTMNLCYVHSFNHQRHYLLFKSQFLHCSKSIIFTHHSKIIAFSTAAQSCHFYSLPTSISYSKLLSQFTASKSLTPGKVIHAHLIRFGLSQDPKIRNLLINFYSKCQFFKYARKLVDESTEPDLVSWSALISGYSQNGFGKEAILAFQQMRFLGVMCNEFTFPSVLKACTVTRDLSLGKQVHGSVVVTGFENDEFVANSLVGLYAKCGDFRDSSRLFDAIPVRSVVSWNALLSCYVQSDLCAEAIGLFEDMILSGIRPNEFSLSCMINACTGLEDIGQGKKIHGYLIKLGFEFDLYSANALVDMYGKVGSLEEAIRVFEGITKPDIVSWNAVIASCVLREHHTLAVELFGKMNGSEIRPNMFTMSSALKACAAMCLQDLGRQLHTSLIKMDLGKDTFLGVGLVDMYSKCNLMTDAVSVFKLMPEKDLITWNAVITGYSQNGEDREAALVFPLMHKEGVGINQTTLSTVLKSAASLVADHFCRQIHALSVKSGFEFDNYVANSLIDTYGKCGHVQDAARVFKESPIVDLVAFTSMITGYSQDGQGEEALKLYLQMQDKGIKPDSFLCSSLLNACANLSAYEQGKQIHVHILKFGFMADVFAGNSLVNMYAKCGSIDDADRAFSEIPERGIVSWSAMIGGLAQHGHGKEALELFEKMRTNGVPPNHITLVSVLCACNHAGLVSEAERYFKSMENLFGIRPLQEHYACMIDLLGRAGKLDDAMKLVNTMPFQADPHAWGALLGAARIHKNIELGEKAAQMLFSLEPVNSGTHVLLANIYASTGMWDDVAKVRRFMKNNRLKKEPGISWIEVKDKVHTFIVGDKSHSRSNEIYTKLDELKHLLNKAGYVPMVEIDLHDVERSEKEQLLLYHSEKLAVAFGLIATPPGAPIRVKKNLRVCLDCHTALKYICKIVSREIIVRDINRFHHFKDGSCSCGDYW; the protein is encoded by the coding sequence ATGATCAAATGGACGATGAACCTCTGTTATGTACACTCCTTCAATCACCAACGGCATTACCTACTTTTTAAATCCCAATTCCTACACTGTTCTAAATCTATTATATTTACCCACCACTCAAAAATCATTGCTTTCTCTACCGCAGCACAAAGCTGCCATTTTTATTCTCTACCCACCTCAATATCCTACTCTAAATTACTCTCTCAATTCACTGCTTCAAAATCTTTAACTCCGGGCAAAGTTATCCATGCCCATCTTATCAGATTTGGTTTATCCCAAGACCCTAAAATAAGAAACCTTTTAATCAATTTTTACTCCAAATGCCAGTTTTTCAAGTATGCACGGAAACTGGTTGATGAAAGTACTGAACCAGATTTGGTTTCTTGGTCTGCTTTGATTTCTGGGTATTCACAAAATGGGTTTGGTAAAGAAGCAATCTTGGCCTTCCAACAGATGCGGTTTTTGGGGGTTATGTGCAATGAATTTACCTTTCCAAGTGTACTTAAGGCGTGTACGGTCACCAGGGATTTATCCCTAGGGAAGCAGGTCCACGGGTCTGTGGTGGTTACAGGCTTTGAAAATGACGAGTTTGTTGCAAATAGCTTAGTTGGTTTGTATGCAAAATGTGGGGATTTTAGGGATTCTAGTCGGCTTTTTGATGCAATTCCTGTACGGAGTGTTGTGTCTTGGAATGCATTGTTATCTTGTTATGTGCAGAGTGATTTGTGTGCAGAAGCAATTGGTTTGTTTGAGGATATGATTTTGAGTGGAATAAGACCTAATGAGTTTAGTTTATCTTGTATGATAAATGCTTGCACTGGCTTAGAAGATATTGGTCAAGGAAAGAAGATTCATGGGTACTTAATAAAGCTTGGATTTGAATTCGATTTATACTCCGCGAATGCTCTTGTTGACATGTATGGAAAAGTGGGATCTCTTGAAGAGGCTATCCGTGTTTTCGAAGGAATCACGAAACCTGATATTGTTTCGTGGAATGCTGTTATTGCTAGCTGTGTTCTCCGTGAACATCATACCTTAGCCGTAGAGTTGTTTGGGAAAATGAATGGATCCGAAATACGCCCCAATATGTTTACCATGTCAAGTGCTCTTAAAGCTTGTGCTGCAATGTGCCTTCAGGATTTGGGGAGACAGTTGCACACCAGCTTAATAAAGATGGATTTGGGAAAAGATACTTTTCTCGGTGTTGGACTCGTAGATATGTATTCCAAGTGCAACTTAATGACTGATGCTGTGTCGGTTTTTAAGTTGATGCCGGAGAAGGACTTGATTACATGGAATGCTGTGATCACTGGATATTCGCAAAATGGGGAAGATAGAGAAGCTGCCTTGGTTTTTCCTTTGATGCACAAGGAGGGAGTAGGAATCAACCAGACAACGCTGTCGACAGTTCTTAAGTCTGCAGCTAGCTTGGTGGCTGATCATTTTTGCAGGCAAATTCACGCGCTTTCTGTAAAATCAGGATTTGAATTCGACAACTATGTGGCGAACAGTCTTATAGATACCTATGGAAAATGTGGTCACGTGCAAGACGCGGCCAGAGTGTTCAAAGAAAGTCCAATTGTAGATTTGGTGGCTTTCACATCCATGATAACAGGTTATTCCCAAGATGGACAAGGTGAAGAAGCTTTAAAGCTTTATCTTCAAATGCAAGATAAGGGAATCAAGCCGGATTCTTTTCTCTGCAGTTCTCTTCTGAATGCGTGTGCGAATTTGTCAGCATATGAACAAGGGAAACAAATACATGTTCACATCTTGAAGTTCGGATTCATGGCAGATGTGTTCGCAGGGAATTCCCTTGTTAACATGTATGCAAAATGTGGAAGTATCGATGATGCAGACCGCGCTTTCTCTGAAATACCTGAGAGAGGAATAGTATCATGGTCTGCAATGATAGGTGGACTTGCTCAACATGGGCACGGGAAGGAAGCTCTCGAATTATTCGAAAAGATGCGAACCAATGGTGTTCCTCCTAATCATATAACTCTAGTTAGTGTACTTTGCGCGTGTAATCATGCAGGTTTGGTTTCTGAAGCCGAACGCTATTTCAAATCAATGGAAAACTTATTCGGTATCAGACCACTACAAGAGCACTACGCTTGCATGATTGATCTTCTTGGCCGAGCTGGAAAACTAGATGATGCTATGAAACTTGTAAATACAATGCCATTTCAAGCTGATCCTCATGCTTGGGGTGCACTTCTCGGTGCTGCTCGAATCCATAAGAACATTGAGCTCGGAGAAAAAGCTGCTCAGATGCTCTTCTCACTAGAACCTGTAAATTCAGGCACTCATGTTCTTCTTGCAAACATTTACGCATCGACCGGAATGTGGGATGATGTGGCAAAGGTGagaagattcatgaaaaacaaCAGATTGAAGAAGGAGCCTGGAATAAGTTGGATAGAAGTAAAAGACAAGGTACATACATTCATAGTAGGAGACAAAAGCCATAGTAGAAGTAATGAAATTTATACAAAACTTGATGAATTAAAACATCTGTTAAATAAAGCTGGGTATGTTCCAATGGTGGAGATTGATCTTCATGATGTTGAACGAAGCGAAAAAGAGCAGCTTCTGCTCTATCACAGCGAAAAACTTGCAGTTGCTTTCGGATTGATAGCTACACCGCCTGGAGCTCCTATTAGAGTGAAAAAGAATCTCAGAGTTTGTTTGGATTGCCATACTGCTCTCAAATACATTTGTAAAATTGTCTCAAGGGAGATCATTGTGAGAGACATCAACAGATTCCATCATTTCAAAGATGGTTCATGTTCTTGCGGTGATTATTGGTAA
- the LOC136233430 gene encoding MACPF domain-containing protein NSL1, translating to MAINRLDPQSAAEKAVSVIGFGYDLSNDIRLSSCKPGPSGSRLVELDSNLTRDLVFPGGIVVRDVCSGIKCDKGERTRFRSDVLSFNQMSEKFNQDVSLSGKIPSGLFNAMFDFRGFWQKDASSVKSLAYDGWFISLYNIELERSHMTLSDQIKQEVPTSWDATALAEFIEKYGTHIVVGVKMGGKDVTHIKQLQNSNAQPHEVQKLLKQVADDRFSEERNASELSRRSQDEQAVSWDLHRGLTISIRPPIITPIKNEDILSISIRRGGVDIGQSHNQWLSTVSQSPNVISMSFVPITSLLSGVRGNGFLSHAVNLYLRYKPPIEELQQFLEFQIPRQWAPVYGDLPLTLKRRKQASPSLRFSFMGPKLYVNTMKVDTGNRPVTGIRLYLEGKRSDHLAIHLQHLSSLPSIVQLSDDQSYEEAVDEPVERGYLEPVNWSIFSHVCTAPVQYSGAHIDDPASIVTRAWFEVKVIGMKKVLFLRLGFSMVSSARIRRSEWDGPSTMSRKSGVFSMLISTRFSTALNQPEKLEKVDLNSAVYPGGPPLPTKAPKMSSFVDTKEMVRGPEDPPGYWVVTGAKLCLEGGRISIKVKYSLLAIMSEESLMLM from the exons ATGGCAATTAATCGTCTCGACCCCCAATCGGCGGCGGAGAAAGCCGTTTCAGTTATTGGGTTTGGTTACGATTTATCAAATGATATCAGATTGTCTTCATGTAAGCCGGGTCCTTCCGGTTCTAGACTCGTCGAGCTTGATTCGAATCTAACCCGAGACCTTGTGTTTCCCGGTGGGATTGTTGTTCGTGATGTTTGCAGTGGAATCAAGTGTGATAAGGGGGAGCGAACTAGGTTCCGCTCCGATGTTCTATCTTTTAATCAG ATGTCGGAGAAGTTCAATCAGGATGTTTCGTTATCAGGTAAAATACCTTCGGGGTTATTTAATGCTATGTTCGACTTCAGGGGATTCTGGCAGAAAGATGCATCTTCAGTTAAAAGTCTTGCTTATGATGGTTGGTTCATAAGTTTATATAACATTGAATTGGAGAGATCGCATATGACTTTGTCTGATCAAATCAAACAAGAAGTTCCTACTTCTTGGGATGCTACTGCCCTTGCTGA GTTCATAGAGAAATATGGTACTCATATTGTTGTTGGAGTAAAGATGGGAGGTAAAGATGTAACACACATCAAGCAGTTACAAAATTCAAATGCTCAACCTCATGAAGTTCAGAAATTGTTAAAGCAGGTAGCTGATGACAGGTTCTCGGAAGAGAGAAATGCCTCTGAACTTTCACGGAGATCTCAG GACGAACAAGCCGTGTCATGGGATCTTCATCGAGGATTAACGATTTCAATTAGGCCACCTATCATTACTCCCATAAAGAATGAG GATATACTGAGCATTTCAATCCGAAGAGGAGGTGTTGATATTGGTCAAAGTCATAATCAGTGGCTCTCAACTGTATCTCAGTCACCAAACGTCATTTCAATGTCCTTTGTGCCTATAACTTCTCTCTTGAGTGGTGTGCGAGGCAACGGGTTTTTAAGCCATGCGGTGAATCTTTACCTTCGAT ACAAACCACCCATAGAGGAACTACAACAGTTTCTAGAGTTTCAGATACCTCGGCAATGGGCTCCAGTATATGGTGATCTGCCTCTTACTCTTAAGCGCAGAAAGCAAGCTTCTCCATCTCTTCGGTTTAGCTTTATGGGCCCCAAGCTTTACGTCAACACTATGAAG GTTGATACTGGAAATAGGCCAGTGACAGGAATTCGCCTATACTTGGAAGGTAAGAGAAGCGACCATTTGGCTATCCATCTCCAGCATCTCTCAAGTCTTCCCAGTATTGTTCAACTTTCAGATGATCAGAGTTATGAAGAGGCGGTTGACGAACCTGTGGAACGAGGCTACTTAGAACCTGTTAATTGGAGCATATTTTCGCACGTGTGCACTGCTCCAGTGCAGTACAGTGGAGCACACATTGATGATCCTGCTTCTATTGTGACAAGAGCCTGGTTTGAGGTTAAGGTTATTGGGATGAAGAAAGTTCTATTCTTGAGGCTCGGGTTCTCAATGGTGTCATCAGCAAGAATACGCAGGTCAGAGTGGGACGGGCCTTCAACCATGTCGCGGAAGTCAGGGGTCTTCTCAATGCTGATTAGTACGAGATTCAGCACTGCTTTGAATCAACCGGAGAAGTTAGAGAAAGTGGATTTGAACTCTGCAGTTTATCCTGGAGGGCCGCCTTTGCCGACAAAGGCGCCAAAAATGTCAAGCTTTGTCGACACAAAGGAAATGGTGAGGGGTCCTGAAGATCCACCCGGATATTGGGTGGTTACCGGAGCCAAGCTCTGTTTAGAAGGCGGTAGAATCTCAATTAAAGTGAAATATTCATTATTAGCTATAATGTCCGAGGAGTCGTTGATGTTAATGTGA